The DNA window TCGCCGATGGAGACCGGCAGCCGATCGGGGACGGCACCCACCGCACCCGATTCATAGATGAGCACGAGATTCGGCGCGTGGGTGGCGCGCGCGAGATTGCACGCGAGATTCGGCAGCCCGATGCCGACGAAAACGACGTCGCCGTCGCGCAGTTCTTTGGCGGCGCGCACGGCCATCAATTCCTGGTTCGAATACGCGCCGATTTCAGAAACCGTAGTTGACTCCTTCGCAGAACATGTCGTCGGCCGCGAGCCTATCCTGCACGGCCGCGCCCAGCTTGCGCATATAGCCGGCGCGGTCGTCAACGCCGTAGACGTACTCTTCCAACCAATTGCGCAGGCCGTCCTCGTCTTTGGAAATCGCTTCCCACGCGACGTAGAAATCGTTGTCGCGGTCGTAGAACCCTTGCGAATACGACGGATGGGCGCCCCACGGCTCGTGCACGACGGCGTCGACGATGATTCCGGGAATCAGCGTTCGATTGGGATCGGCGCGCACGACCGACTCGTCGACGATCTCCTCGACGACGACGATCACGCGTTTGGCCGCGAACGCCGCTTCCTTTTGCACGCCGTAGAGTCCCCAAATCTGCGTATCGCCGTGCTGATCGGCGCGCTGCGCGTGCACGATGGTCACATCTGGATTTATGGCGGGCACCGTGGCGAGCTCTTCGCCGGTGTACGGACAC is part of the Candidatus Eremiobacteraceae bacterium genome and encodes:
- a CDS encoding CoA-transferase; this encodes MKEAIARFVHDGDTLVIEGFTHLICFAAAHEIIRQRRRDLTLCRLTPDLIYDQMIAAGCAKKLVFSWAGNPGVGSLFALRRAVEKGVPHPVEIEEYSHYGLVARFAAGAAKLPFWPLRNYRGSDLPAVNPRIKTVTCPYTGEELATVPAINPDVTIVHAQRADQHGDTQIWGLYGVQKEAAFAAKRVIVVVEEIVDESVVRADPNRTLIPGIIVDAVVHEPWGAHPSYSQGFYDRDNDFYVAWEAISKDEDGLRNWLEEYVYGVDDRAGYMRKLGAAVQDRLAADDMFCEGVNYGF